The Epinephelus lanceolatus isolate andai-2023 chromosome 17, ASM4190304v1, whole genome shotgun sequence region GTCCTTAAAGCACCTTAacacacatttcaaattgtttgtGAACACTAAAAAGGGTCTCACTGTTCGCTGCAACTATTTTGTTACTTACAATTAATAAGAATAAATGTAAAGATTGAGGACAATATTTATCCACCCTTTTTGTAACTACTGCATATAACACATCACAAGCATGTATCAAAGGCTTCTGTAATTTTCTACTGAACACTATTTCATTTCCTTTAAGGCACACCCAGTCTCTATGTGGATCATCAGACGATTACAGGATTTATAGGAGGCAAAATAACCATCAGTTGTCACTATAGAAACTCTGGAGAAACCAAGTGGTGCAGGCTGGGCCGCTCCTGTGTGACAAGTCCATCTGGCTCAATAGATGAAACAACAGTGACCATCAATGCAAGTGTCCCCGATGTTTTCAATGTGACTATGAGTGGACTGAGCGCACAGAGCAGCGGCTGGTATTTGTGTGTCAGTGGAGACCTGCAGATGCCAGTACATGTAACTGTTGATAAGCAACCAACCACCAGTAAGTACTAAGTATTTATGAATACTAAACATACATTTGTAATTTATAGATGTTTGTAAAGTAAAATCATTTGCTGTTTAACCATATTATCGCCTGCTCCTGAACCTGTGAACTTTACCTGTTTTTGCAGACGCACCACCTACAACAACTCAGCGTAACAAAAGGTCAGTGTAACTACTGCACACTGTTGGACTGTTTTATCAagtctgtttatctgtgtgcTTTAAATGTGTGTTGCAGTGTTTCAGTTGACCTTAAGCGCTTCATCATCCCTCTGGGTTTGCTGATCTTCATGGTAATGGTGACTTTGTTCATCTTGTTTATGCTGAAAAGACACAGTAAGTCTATGCTGTTTTTTATAAATCCAATTCATGCCAAAACTGTTTGTTATTCATAAACATTTTACCATAATATAGCCTATTGTTCATCGAGTTTTAATTCACTTTTAGAGCAGAGCAAAGATGAATCATCGGCCACAGCGACGGTAAGATATGCTGCTTCATTATATAAAAACTAGAATAGAGAATAGCGTAGAAACTTAGTTGAGCACATCTGTGATCACAAATACAGCAAGAAGTTTATGGTTATTTGTTCATACTTATTCATGTTCTGTCCTCTGCTCTTTTAACACAGGCCAAAGAGGAAGTAACATACAGCGTTGttaagaaaaagagaaaaactccAGCCCAGGTAAGGGACTGTATGAAAATTGTTGGGGCTAAACCCTTGCAAATattgctttattttgtttttttactattGTATGAAATAAGGTTTTGTGAAATTCCTACTGAAgtatttttatgacatggtttatgcctttttctttttctttttttttcagatgtggTCATGTTGATGTAATCTAATCAGATGTTGTTTAATATAATGGTttaaagttattattttaataatgtttggttttcttttcatCAGGCACAAGAGGATGTAACATACAGCGATGTAAAGCACAAGAGAAAAACTCCAGCCCAGGTAAGGGACTGTATGAAAATTGTTGGGGCTGATCCCTTACAAAtatgtctttattttgtttttactattGTATGAAAGAAGGTTTTCTGAAAGTCCAGCTGCATTTTCAGTAAACTTTTATGGTAATTCCTACGGAagtattattatgattattattatgccttttttttttttttttttttttccccaaatgtggTCATGTTGATGTAATCTAATCAGATGTCGTGTAATATAATGGTTTAAAGCtgttattttaataatgtttggttttcttttcatCAGGCACACGAGGAAGTAACATACAGCAATGTAAAGCACAAGAGAAAAACTCCAGATGAGGTAACCCTAAACCATCAAAACCACAACTTGTAGTATACAACACAAGTGCATGAAAAGACACATAAGTACACTCAAATAACATTTATAGTTTAATCATACATATGAGTAATTGAATAAAgcaaaaagagatttttaaagaaaaagtttaACTGTTCAGCTGATCTatgcttcctgtctgtgtcttctTTCTTACCCAGAGGTCGGATGCTAAGAGTGATGTGGACGTGACGTACAGCTCTGTGGTTATTGTTGAACAACAAACTAAGGGTACATTTTAAGAATATCTCATGCACTGTACACAGTGAAgttttttcccacatttttttcatagCCACACTGGTACCGTGGCTATGTGGATGGTGATGTCAGTCTGTCGGTCAGTAAGTCCATCCCTTTGGttcagcctgaaatatcacaacAGGTATTGggtgaattatttattttttttaagattattttttgggctttttgcctttaatgaacaggacagagtgaaatggggtgagagagagagagtgggggttgacatgcagcaaagagttACAAGCCGGAGTcaaacctgcgaccgctgcagcgaggcatcacctctgtacatggggcgccagcactatccactacgctaccgacggcCCAAGGTATTGGGtgaattattattaaatttggcacaaacatttctGGTGTCCAGTGGAATGAATTTAAACAACTGTGGTGAtcccttaattttttgtttGGCACCATCAACAGGTCAGATTCTTAATTTCTTATTAATGATCAAATACCTGCAAACATAATGATATTCCCATCAGCCTTAGCTTGCTTTGTGTATTGTGCTAATTCCCAAATATCAGTATGTTAACATGCTACACTAAGATGATGAACATGCACAGTCCTGCATTTAGATATTGTCATTATtggcatgtcagcatgctaaagTTAGCATTAAGATTATTACTACTTTGTCATAATATTGtgccctgacctttgaccctcttgctcatacatgtgttaccttggagataaaagaaaacgGCATTCACAGACCTCGGCAGAGACGCAGGTCAAACCAGAGAGCTTTGATCTCGTTGCTTTTCAATATATGTAGTTTAAATTTTTATGTAATAACTGCGTACAGTGTAGATTCTAACATGCAATATCATAATCACAACAGTAAACCTGTatatgcatttctctgtctttatttcCATAGTTATGTCCTGTTGTTGTTGGTTATCTTTATGATGATTTtgttaacttaaaaaaataatattactattactattattattattagtagtagtagtagtagtagtagtagtagactggtcatcagtcacttgTATTCGCTGTCATCTGGCACTGGggcttctgacagctgtcagtgagCTGTCAACGAGCTCCAGTCGCCAAGATTTAATATCCAATTAGCAGTCAGAAGGAGAATTGGGTGAAAGAGTGGAAGTCGGCTTGGTGGATAGATGGAGCTGGGTGTCATCTTCATAGCCGTGGAATTGAATACCAAATTTTTTGAAGATTTGGCCAAGAGGTAGAGaatagataataaataaaagaggacCTAAGACAGAGCCCTGAGGAACACCACTAGTAACTGGAGAAGAGTTAGATTTGAAATTTCTGATTTGAGCAAAGTGAGTGTGGCCAGAGAGATATGATTTAAACCAGTCAAGAGCGGTGCCAGTGATACCAATGGTAACTAGTCTCTTTAGAGGGGTGTTATGTGAAATGGTATCAAAGGCTGCACTTAGATCAAGAAGAAAGAGAATATTTAAAAGCCCAGAGTCAGCTGCCACTGAGAGATCATTAGTGATTTCTTACCAAAGCTGTCTCAGTACTGTGAAAGGAATGAAAACTAGACTAAAATTGTTCAGACAGATTGTTGTGATTAAGGTGAGAGTGTACCTGAGCTGCCACTGATCTTTCACGTATTTTAGAGAGGAACGGTAAATTTGAAATTGTTCAGAAATTGTTCAAATTGTTAGgatcaaattattattattattattattattatttggtcatcagtcacttgaattcgctgtcatctgtcatcgcggcttctgacagctgtcaatgacCTCAGTTGATGTGATGTATCTCTTGCTGCGCAGAgaattgtgggtcagaatagccagaagaGAATGCTGCGTAGTGCAAAATGTGACCAGATGCAGTacaacatcctggtatttttggcatactgcatttaaTATATTATGTATTAGCACATACTAATTCTTTCCTGGGCATTCTAAGTAGTATGTACAGGTATTGAAATGCAAAGTAAGTCTGATTTAGTgttgatttagattttttttggtttttttttttatttttcttttctgtcatttttttcttctgttctgCAACAGGTTTAAGCAAAAGATGAGGATGTAACATATAGCAGCTCAGCAACAACAAAACCTGTAAATGTTACCAAATGTTGCCCCTACCCCACATCTTATCTGTCTATCACTGGACTCTTTTCTTCTAGATGATTGTGTTGTCATCTGTTCTGTGGTTCTACAGtagcttctttttttgttttgaggaTTTACACCTTTTTTCTCATCATCTTCTGCATGGCTGCAAAATATTTGACACAAAAACCCCTTACCAAAAACtataatgatgataaaatcCATCTTACAATCCTTCTTAAGCTGAAGAGGGTCCAAAAGTGTTGACAGAAATGATCCTACCCTCTCATAGAGGTTAAGAGCATCTTTAGACGCTCCAGAACTTGCAAGAAGTTTTTTGTCTGTACCTGTATCATGAACACTGATGCTGTTTGTTAAGTGCTGATGTAAAATGACTGCTACTGTTTAAATTatgaaacaagaaaataaagtaaaactgtatacacacaaatcAGTTCAACAATTGATTCATAGTGTGTGTTTGCCACTCTTATAAGTTTGATATAGAAATGATGACATTTACAACAGATTATCTGCACATTCATTAAGATTATAGGAATGATCACTGCTTCGTTTGGCCTTGAATATGTGCTTAACAGTGACATCTACCCCAAACAGCAGGTACAGCAATCCAAGTTTAATTTGcaaatttaaaatcaaatgtttTATATGGACACATGTACATACAACTTTTAATAGTGCAGGGATGATATAGTTGTGATAGTAGACTCAAACTTTATATGTTATAAATGGTGTTATAAACTCAAATACTGTCTGCACGATTACAGCGGTAGATGTTATATTAACGTTATCAAAGCAAGTCTATCACATCATATACAATGAATGATTTTTAAAATCAGGAAATAAGAAACCAGCCTGTCGTCTTTCGCTGCTCACTTGCCATCATGTCTGTTCATCTGCATTTTCTTCTCATCCTCACTGGACTAACAGGTCAGTCATAAGGGTCTTATTAGAACCTAAAATGTGGGGTTTTAATGCATCTAATTTTTTAATATTAGTTGTCATACCCTTTCTATTATGAACACCTACAACAGGCACATTCTAAAGGAAACATAAACATCAAAATCCTGCATATTTTTTCTTGTTGCAGGGATTAACAGCATAACTACAGTCAGTTAAGTGTCAGTGAAGGCTGGAGCCTCAGTCATTATCCCATGTCTGTACGACAAACGATACATAAACCATGTGAAAGGTTTGTGTAAAGGATTTTATTGGAATCACTGCTCTTATGTAGTTAAAACAAACCAACGAAATTCTGGAAAGTTTTCAATCTCTGATGACAAAAGCCGAAGAATCTTCACTGTGACAATTAAAGATGTGACATATAAGGACACTGATTACTGGTGTGCTGTGGAGATAGATGGAGGGCCTGATGTCAGAGAGTATTTtcagctgtcagtcaccagAGGTAAGAGCCCTCAAAGCATCTTTATGCACATATTAAAttctttgtgacatcacaacatttaggtgggggaaaaaatatcGAAGCAGAATTTCATTGTTTGCTTTGGAGGCTGATTGTTGTCAGGTTACCCACAATTCTCTATTGAATTTGTTTTCCTTTAAGGCACACCCACTCTATATGTGGATCGTCAGGAGATTACAGGATTTAAAGGAGGTAACATAACCATCAGTTGTTACTATCATAACTCTGGAGAATTCAAGTGGTGCAGGCTGGGTGGCTCCTGTGTGACGATGACATCTGGATCAATAGATGAAACAACAGTGACCATCATTAGGAGGGTCTCCAATGTTTTCAATGTGACTATGAGTGGACTgaggacagacagcagcagctggtATTTGTGTGTTAATGGAGACCTGCAGATGCCAGTACATGTAACTGTCGATAAGCAACCAACAACCAGTAAGTACTGTGATTAATTTTAATCTTGAATTACTTGTCAAGTACAACATTCTCTAAATGTAAGTTATATTAGCATTAATAATTGTCATAATAAAGTCGTTATCATGGTGCTATTTTTTTGTCACCCACAGCTCAAAGTGGACACTCAAGGTCAGCAGCCTTTGCATAAATATTACAATAGAGAAATGTGGCCATTTTGTGATCTAGGAAACGGTCCTTATGGGAATATCTACATGTGTTTTTACTGATATTATTAGATATGTTCTACTGTAAGAGGCATTAACTTAAAGGACTTGGTAAAACTAGTGCAGGATATGACCAGGATGATGAATCAATTTTAGACTATAATGTAGGACTGCTGGAATAAGAcctctgttttgtttcagtCCTCCTGATCACTCAAAGATTCACGGTATCCGTCTGAGCGTGCTGATCTTCGCTGTAATGGTGACTTTGTTCATCTTGTTTTTGCTCAAAAGACACAATAAGTCTACGCTGTTTTTCGATAAATCCAGTTCATGCTGGAACTGTTTTTTATTCATACACATTTTACCATAATATAGACTATTGTTCATTGTTGTCATTGAGCACTGATGGGAGGTTTCATTCACTTTTAGAGCAGAGCAAAGAAGAATCATCGGCCACAGCGAATATAAGATATGCTGCTTCGTTTTTAAAGTACATCTTGAAAATTAATATCActcttgtgtattttttgttgGAGAATAGAGTAAGCCTTGACATATAGAAACTTAATTGagcacaaatacagtaataggTTTGATAATAATTATTGGCTCATACTTATTCATGTTGTCCTCTGCTCTTTTAATACAGGCCAAAGAGGAAGTAATGTATAGTGttaagaaaaagagaaaaactccAGCCCAGGTAAGGGACTGTATGAAAATTGTTTGGGCCACAGGTCAGAGTGATGTGGATGTGACATACAGCTCTGTGGTTATTGTTGAACAACAAACTGTAGGAAGTGTACATTTTAATCTAAACCCAGCCTCACACAGTTTCTCATGTACTTTACATAGTGAAGCTCTTtcccacattttttttcatagcCACATTGGCACTATGGCTATATGGATGgtgatgtcagtctgtcagtctgtctgtctgtctgtctgtctgtctcaataTGTGTGTCACCTTTAAATCAGTCCGAATACAccagcttgaaaaggtgtgttttcagacgggATTTGAAGGTGCAAAGGGAGTCAATATTGCGAATGTCATGGGGGAGGGAGTTCAAAAGGCGGGGGCGGAatggctgaaggctctagaacCCACGGTAGTTAAGCAGGCAGATGGTGATCTAGAGGATCTAAAAGTCAAAGAGgagggtgtgtagatatgaaggagttcagacaggtaaGAAGGGGCTTGGTTATGAAGGGCCTTAAAGGTAAGAAGCAGAATCTTGAAATCAAAGTGATatttaacaggaagccagtgaagttgCTGGAGAACAGGAGTGATTTGATCTGTGGAGGGGGTTGTGGTAATGATATGGGCGGCTAAATTCTGGACTAATTAGAGTTTATGAAGACACTTGAGAGGAAGACCAAAGAGAATAGAATTGCAATAATCAATACAAGATGCAACCAAAGATTGAACGAGGATAGTAGCACTGTGAGGTGTAAGTGACTGGTGAAGACAATTAATATCATGTAGATGAAAGTATGCAGACTGAGTAACATTACTGATGTGGGCCTCAAAGGACAATGTGCTGTCCgggatgacacccagactcttaacctgaGTGGAAGGACTTTGGAGTTGTCAGTGGTCAGAGAGAAACGGTTTGGTTTAGATTTAGTGCCTACAAGGAGAACCTCTGTTTTATCACTGCTAAGTTTGAGGAAGTTGTACGAGAGACAAGGTTTGATATCCAGTAAGCAATCAGAAAGGGAATTGGGTGGTCTGAAGATTTGGCCAAGAGTTAGAgggtaaataataaataaaaggggACCTAGGACAGAGCCCTGAGGAACACCACTAGTGACTGGAAAAGAGTTGAATTGGAAATTTCTGATTTGAGCAAAGTGAGTGTGGCCAGAGAGATATGATATAAACCAGTCAAGAGCGGTGCCAGTGATACCAATGGAAACTAGTCTCTCTAGAGGGGTGTTATGTGAAATGGTATCAAAGGCTGCACTTAGATCAAGAAGAAAGAGAATATTTAAAAGCCCAGAGTCAGCTGCCACTGAGAGATCATCAGTGATTTTTACCAAAGCTGTCTCAGTACTGTGAAAGGAGTGAAAACTAGACTAAAATTGTTTAGACAGATTGTTGTGATTAAGGTGAGAGTGTACCTGAGCTGCCACTGATCTTTCACGTATTTTAGAGAGGAACAGTAAATTTGAAATTGTTCAGAAATTGTTCAAGTTGTTAGgatcaaattattattattattgttattattattattcgactggtcatcagtcacttCAATTCACTGTCATCTGTCACTGtggcttctgacagctgtcaatgagCTGTCACCAAGCTGTTTGCGGCTCAGTCAATGTGATGTATCTCTTGCTGCACAGAGGATTGTGCACGGcttcattttgtgttgaatatGAAAAATCTTGTTTGCAGCTTCATCATACTAAAGAGGAAGTAAAGTGCAgcaatgttttcattcatttttcatcaAAAAGAGGTAGCCCCATATCACTAACACGCTAACATGTACGGTGAGTACACTTAAATAGCATATAAAATCAGGAAATAAGAAATCAGTCTGTCATTGTCTTTAGCTGCTCACTCGCCATCATGTCTGCAATCAGTCTGCATTTTCTTCTCATCCTCACTGGACTAACAGGTCAGTCATAAGGGTCTTATTACAACCTAAAATGTGGGGTTTTAATGCATCTAATTCTTTGAATATAAGGTGTAATACCCTTCACTTTGTATTTCAAATATGAAGACTGTAATGACCTTATATGTAAAAACAACTAATATAAACAATATGCAAGTCATATGAAGAAAGATTATTGTTAGTGGATATAACcattaaaatgctatttttgttcTTGTTGCAGGAGTTCACAGTGTAACTACAGTCAGTAAAGTGTCAGTGAAGGCTGGAGCCTCAGTCATTATCCCATGTCTGTATGGCAAACAATACATAAACCATGTGAAAGGTTTGTGTAAAGGATATTACTGGGACTTCTGCTCTTATG contains the following coding sequences:
- the LOC117248802 gene encoding uncharacterized protein LOC117248802; this encodes MAVHLLFLLLLTRLTGVHSVTTVSKVSVKAGASVIIPCLYDKQYINHVKGLCKGYYWDFCSYVVQTNRRNSGQFSISDDKSRRIFTVTFKDLTAEDTDYWCAVEVDRGSDVREYFQLSVTKGTPSLYVDHQTITGFIGGKITISCHYRNSGETKWCRLGRSCVTSPSGSIDETTVTINASVPDVFNVTMSGLSAQSSGWYLCVSGDLQMPVHVTVDKQPTTNAPPTTTQRNKSVSVDLKRFIIPLGLLIFMVMVTLFILFMLKRHKQSKDESSATATAKEEVTYSVVKKKRKTPAQAQEDVTYSDVKHKRKTPAQAHEEVTYSNVKHKRKTPDERSDAKSDVDVTYSSVVIVEQQTKGLSKR
- the LOC117250514 gene encoding uncharacterized protein LOC117250514 — protein: MSVHLHFLLILTGLTVSVKAGASVIIPCLYDKRYINHVKGLCKGFYWNHCSYVVKTNQRNSGKFSISDDKSRRIFTVTIKDVTYKDTDYWCAVEIDGGPDVREYFQLSVTRGTPTLYVDRQEITGFKGGNITISCYYHNSGEFKWCRLGGSCVTMTSGSIDETTVTIIRRVSNVFNVTMSGLRTDSSSWYLCVNGDLQMPVHVTVDKQPTTIRIHQLEKVCFQTGFEGAKGVNIANVMGEGVQKAGAEWLKALEPTVVKQADGDLEDLKVKEEGV